A single genomic interval of Arachis duranensis cultivar V14167 chromosome 7, aradu.V14167.gnm2.J7QH, whole genome shotgun sequence harbors:
- the LOC107496978 gene encoding MLP-like protein 34, with protein MALSGKLSVEVTLQTPAAKYFNIFITQFHKFQNICERILEAKMHEGDNWHVPHSVKNWTLIVDGKPFKLKEKIEAIDKENKSITYNFFDGDISKNYKVFKVFLQVFEKSDGGASIKFTIEYEKINENVEAPYGFLEFFEKSAKDIDSHLLKA; from the exons ATGGCGCTAAGTGGTAAACTTAGTGTTGAAGTTACGCTCCAAACACCAGCTGCAAAGTACTTCAACATCTTTATAACTCAATTCCACAAGTTTCAAAACATTTGTGAAAGAATCCTTGAAGCCAAGATGCATGAAGGTGATAACTGGCATGTCCCTCATTCGGTTAAGAATTGGACTCTTATCGTAG ATGGCAAGCCATTTAAGTTGAAGGAAAAAATTGAAGCTATTGACAAGGAGAACAAGTCAATTACATACAACTTTTTCGATGGAGACATAAGTAAGAACTACAAAGTCTTTAAAGTCTTTCTTCAAGTGTTTGAAAAGAGTGATGGTGGTGCCTCAATTAAATTCACTATTGAATACGAGAAAATCAATGAGAATGTTGAAGCTCCATATGGATTCTTGGAGTTCTTTGAGAAGAGTGCTAAAGATATTGATTCTCATCTTCTCAAGGCATAG